CCCAAAAAAGGCATTAAGCAAAGTAAACCTCCCAGAACCATAAAACCTGGGGCATAAGGCCGGCTTTTTCTTCTCATCACGTTCCTTTCGTTTTGAATTAAGGGAAGTGTTTAGCCACAAAGACACACTAGATTAAAGAATTATTTCTTAATAGCTCAACACAACAGTAAGCCAGTCGTTAAAGACTGTTCTGAAAGTTCCAGAACTGCTACTCTATTGCTCTACTGCTCTCTAAGACACATACTTTTTAATAAGTAACATATTGATTAAAAAACCCACCTCCTTTTTACCACAAAGACACTCACTTCATCAACAATTTCCCCTTCGTGTCTTCGTGCCTTGGTGGCTGAACGGTTACGAATTAAGGACTAAAACCACTTATCTTATATTTTACCACATTACGTTAAATAAGTCAACTAAAAATTTAAAAATTTCTCAGGTTTTTTTCATGTTCTGTTTTCTTTATCGACAAAACTACTGGCCACCTTTAGCTTTAAAATCCGCGATCATTTACGTCAGATAAAAATAACTGTCGGATAAAATTTGGCTGCAAAAAGGCCCGGCGGTGAATATCAGCGTTATAATATTTAGCGGTCAGGCGAGTTTGCTGGTATCTTTGAGTCTGGAAATCCTTTACCGGATCGAAACTCTTGGCTCCGCAGACAAAGCCCCAGTCAAAATTGGAATAGCCTGGAACCGGCACACTAAAGAACCTGGAGATAGGGAATATCTCTTTAACCCGGCCAAAGATATTCTTTATTTGCTCCGGGAGATAAAAAGGACTGCCAATCTGGGCGACCATGAGGCCCTTTTCTTTCAGAGCCTCGGCACAATCCTTATAAAAATCAACCGACACCAGCCCTTCAGCTATTCCTACCGGATCAGTGGAATCAATCAGGATGCAGTCGTATTCAGTCTTTTTTTCTTTGACAAATTTTATGCCGTCAGTAATAATAATATTGACCTTTTCATTTTCCAAACCGCAGCTTGTGGTAGGGAAAAAACGCCTCGAGACCTGGATAACCTCTCCATCGATTTCAACCAGGTCTATCCTGGCCACACAATCATGTTTGGCTATCTCCCTCACTGTCCCCCCGTCTCCTCCCCCAATGACTAAAACATCACGTGGGTCAGGATGAGAAAAGAGTGGGATATGAGCGATCGACTCGTGGTAAATAAACTCATCCCTTTCCGTAAACATTATGCAATCATCCAGGACAAGTATTCGGCCATAATCATAAGAGTCAAAGACATCTATTTGCTGGTAATGGCTGCGGCCACTGTAAAGCGCGGCTTTAATTTTTAAGGTCAAGCCGGCATTAGGGGAAAAAGTTCCGGTGAACCAAAATGGCATGTTATAACTCCTTGTAACCGTTCACCTCACCACGGAGGCACAGAGACACTGAGAAAAATCTGAGAGTTCCAGAACTGCTGCTCTATTACTCTAATGTTCTCTACAACACATACTTTTTAATAAGTAGCACATCAAAATTGATTAAAAAACCAGACCCCTTTTTACCACGAAGACACAAAGAGACTAAATTCATAAGTAATTTTCCCTTCGTATTTTTGTGCCTTGGTGGCTGAACGGTTACTGATATCTGTCTTCTGAATTACTGGCCGTGCACCTACCTTCGATCCCACTTCCTTAGGCGATACCCAGGCAGCCGGCTCCAATTAGGCCCCCCTGCGACACACCCCAGGATTACTTACCGCTGCTTCCTTCCGGACCTGACGGGGTTGGGTAATCTGAGATTACGCAGGACCCAATTATCATTACCACTTACCTTGGCCGGCCGCTAAGAAAATAAAAACCTCGGATAGGAATTCAACCCTGCTATAGCGGATTGCAGGTTCAGGGCACCGCTAACTCCCCGTCTAGCACGGCCAAATTCAATTGTCAATTATTTTTTAGTAACCGTTCAGCACATGATGCTGGATGCTCGATGCTCGATGCTCGATCTTCGATGCTGGTAAAGGATCCAGTATCCAGGATCGAGCATCGAACATCGAGTTTGTGCCTTAGTGGCTGAACGCTTACAATTTAAGGGAAGAGCACAATACCATCTTTGGCCATTCTATCAATGGTCTGTTTCATCTCTTCGTATTCTTCACTACAATAAACATGTGGCTCAAGCCCTAAAATACCAAGTAGCCTCTTAGAAAGGGAATAGATCTCTTCCCTTCTCTTTCCTTTATAGATGATGAGAAGGTCTATATCACTCCCTACGGTGTAATTATCCTTCGCATAAGAACCAAAGAGGATTCCGGACTCAAGAGGTAGATTTTCCCCTAAGGCCTTCAGGCCGGCGCGGATTCTTTCGATGACCTCTTCTCTTTTAAATCTTGGATAGAATATCCTTACAGCACTGGATGATCTTTTCTGCATATTCGATAGACCTCCTTGCTTCCCCTTTGGTATATCGATATCTTGGCGCACCTGAGGGATGAGCATTGGGGTATCTTGTGGGAATGTATGCCTTATCCAGTTCGAGAGCGGCATCAATCAAATCCTCAGAAAGACTATGATGTCTGGACAATTCAGTAAGTAAATCCGAAACAGAATGCCCCCAGGCCTCTGCCCCCATCTTTTGAAAGACTGCCTTACAAGCCTTTTCTGCTGCCTGTTGGGCAGAAAAGCAGGCCCAATTATAAAAGCTCCGCTCCATATCACTTCGGGCATGTTCTAAATCACCCTCTGCCTCTTCTATCCAATCTTTACTTCTCTCCATAAATTGAGCTCCAATTTACCCTTGGTGGCCTACTACTGCAATGCAACATAAGTTATTGATAGTCGTTTCTCTTTCTTTTAACCAAAAACTTTTGCAGAAAATTCAAGATATAAAGCCACGGATTAACACAGATTGAACACGGATAAACACAAAATATATTTTATTTTCTTGAAATTAAAGAAGTTATGCTAAAGAAAAATGTTCATTGATTCTCACAAAAATCACAAGAATAAATTCTTGTAGAGAGTTAGTTCTTATCTGTGTCCATCCGTGTAAATCTGTGGCTTATAAAAAAAGACGATAGATTCGATTTCGTGCAAAACTTAGGTTTAAAAACCACGAAGCACACGAAGAATTATAGAACAAATCTTTTAAATCCCATTTACCTTACCCTTAATTACTTTCTTCGTGAACTTCGTGCTCTTCGTGGTTTATCTTCGTTAACCACTAAAGCAGCAAAAATTAATGTTACAGAGCGCTATGGACGGTGGACCGTCGACGTTAGACTGGCGCCGTTAATGCTCTATCTCTTTAAGGTAACGCTCAAAATCAAACTCAGGGCTTTGTTCTTGGGTATGACATGTGCGGCAATCAGCTTCTTCCATTTGACCGTAGCCAGGTTGAGGGTTCTGGATATGATTGCTTCCTACCCCATGACAACTTTCACAACCAACGCCGGCTAAGTGAGGTGTTTTCTCCTGATTTATGAAACCGGTGACAAAACCAAAACCCACCGTATGACAACGAACACATTCAGGATTGAATTGCCGGTTCTTTTTGACCAGTGTTTCATAAGCGTGGGCATGCGGGTTCCCCTCCCATATCTTAAAGGCCTCTTTATGGCAAATCTGACAGGACTTGCTTCCCCGGTACACCCCTCCCCGTGAAGGTTCTTCTCTTTTTTCCTTTTCCAATAGCCCTTCGTTCTTGACAATTTCATGGTAGGTCTCCAGTAGGGAAGCGATCCGAGGTGAATCAGGGATCTTTTCGGAAAGCGCCGTTACCTGAAGTTGAGCCTCCTTAATCTCACCGGATCGGTCGAGGCTGAGATCGATCCTCCCCAAATATTTACCTTCCTGGCCGGTAGTCAGGATAAGGGTTTTACCTGCCTTAATCGGGGTTTCTATTGGTTCTTCTGCCTCATTGCCGGAGATAACGACATCTATGGCCGGAAAGCGCTTAGCTAACTCTTCTGCCTGGGCCTCTTGGC
This region of bacterium genomic DNA includes:
- the speE gene encoding polyamine aminopropyltransferase — encoded protein: MPFWFTGTFSPNAGLTLKIKAALYSGRSHYQQIDVFDSYDYGRILVLDDCIMFTERDEFIYHESIAHIPLFSHPDPRDVLVIGGGDGGTVREIAKHDCVARIDLVEIDGEVIQVSRRFFPTTSCGLENEKVNIIITDGIKFVKEKKTEYDCILIDSTDPVGIAEGLVSVDFYKDCAEALKEKGLMVAQIGSPFYLPEQIKNIFGRVKEIFPISRFFSVPVPGYSNFDWGFVCGAKSFDPVKDFQTQRYQQTRLTAKYYNADIHRRAFLQPNFIRQLFLSDVNDRGF
- a CDS encoding nucleotidyltransferase domain-containing protein — encoded protein: MQKRSSSAVRIFYPRFKREEVIERIRAGLKALGENLPLESGILFGSYAKDNYTVGSDIDLLIIYKGKRREEIYSLSKRLLGILGLEPHVYCSEEYEEMKQTIDRMAKDGIVLFP
- a CDS encoding HEPN domain-containing protein; amino-acid sequence: MERSKDWIEEAEGDLEHARSDMERSFYNWACFSAQQAAEKACKAVFQKMGAEAWGHSVSDLLTELSRHHSLSEDLIDAALELDKAYIPTRYPNAHPSGAPRYRYTKGEARRSIEYAEKIIQCCKDILSKI
- a CDS encoding multiheme c-type cytochrome, which encodes QEAQAEELAKRFPAIDVVISGNEAEEPIETPIKAGKTLILTTGQEGKYLGRIDLSLDRSGEIKEAQLQVTALSEKIPDSPRIASLLETYHEIVKNEGLLEKEKREEPSRGGVYRGSKSCQICHKEAFKIWEGNPHAHAYETLVKKNRQFNPECVRCHTVGFGFVTGFINQEKTPHLAGVGCESCHGVGSNHIQNPQPGYGQMEEADCRTCHTQEQSPEFDFERYLKEIEH